CGCCCTCCAGCGCGAAGCCGGACAGACGCGCCTCGGCCCTCGCGGGCACGGAGAGCAGTTGCCGGGTGATGGCCTGCCGGTCCTTCATCCCCGCCACGCCCACCTCGCCCTCGTCCACCGCCAGGGCGGCCGCCAGGGCCTTCACGACCTCGCGGGTGTCGCGGCCCCGCTTCTCCAGCCACAGATAGAGGTGCTCCCCCTCCCCCGAGGGCAGGTACGCGGGGAGCTCCTCCACCTCGAAGTCCTCGGGGACGAGCTTGAAGGCACCGCCACACCCGGGAACGTCCTGGGTCAACCGGGGCCGCTCGGCGGCCACCATGTCACCCGCCTCCCAGCGTGGAGAGCATGTCCTTCACGCGCCGGGCGAGATCCTCGTCGGCGCGCGACTCGAGCAGCTCTCCGGCCTGGAAGAGGAGGAAGAACATCACGTCGCTGAGCGCCTGGCGGAAGGCGACCACCGGCTCCGAGCCCATGGAGCCGCGGTGCTGATCGTACGCCTCGCGCAGCTTCGTCTCCGACAGGCTGCCATCCGCGGCGAAGGACAGCCCCGCCAGCACCGGCGAGGACGACAGCGCCTGACCCGACAGCGCGGCGTTGGCCGAGGCGATGAACTCGCGCGCCAGCCCCTGCTTGGCCACCTCGGTGGCGATCTCCCGGAAGATGCGGTTGAAGACGCTCACCACCTCGCTCACGGCCACCACCGGGGGCGGCTCCTGGTGCGCGGTGATGGCGCGGATGCCGGACTGGCTCACGCGCACGGACGGAAGGCCCGTGGAGGAGGGGCGCACCACGGGGATGCCCATGATGCTGCGCGGGCGCACCGCCGGCAGCCCCGACATCGACGGCACCGGGCTGCCCAGGGCCTTGTCGGACAGGCTCACGAAGCCGCCCTCCAGCAGGCCGTAGACGACCTTGGTGACGTCGAACTCGGACAGGCGGCTGGCCTGCCCCAGCTCCAGCAAGGTGCGGCGCCCATCCACCAGCCCCAGCACGCGATCCTCGTCCGGCTCCAGCTTGGCGAACGTCGGCCCCTTGCGCAGCACGTACAGGCGGCTGTGGGGGATGCGTTTGCGGAAGTGCGCCAGCTCGTCGATCTTCCGGATGCTGTCCATGAGCAGGCTCTGCGTGGACAGCTGGATGTTGTGGCCGAGCTTGTCCTCCACCGGCTGGTCCACGAGGAAGAAGCTGCCCTCGCGGCACAGGACGATGGAGTGGAAGATCTCGCTCACCTGGTGCGTGACGCACCGGAAGAGATCATGCGCCTGCAACAGGCCGCGCTCCACCAGGGTGCGGCCAATCTTGGAAGGGGGCTGCTCGCGCAGCACGGCCTCGAGCTGGGCGCGCTCCACGTAGCCCAGGCGCACGAGCACCTCCCCGAGCCGGTCCGCCGCCACGTCCGAGGTGGCCCCGCGCACCTCGCCCTCGCGCATCACCACCGAGCGCTCGCCACTGGGGGCCTGCACCCGCACGATGCCGCTCCAGCGCGACTGGCTGAGGAAGGCGATGAGGTCGGACAGCGGGAAGCCGGACGCGTCCCCGGAGAGCACCACGCGCGGGGTGGGCAGCGAGCCCCCCTCCGCGGGCGAGCGCGAGAAGACGAGCAGATCCGGAGAGGTGGGCTGCAGGATGTAGGAGCCCGCGCGGCCCACCAGTCCGGACGGCGACTGCGGAGACACTCCGGGCCGCTCGTCGGGGACGAGCTGGGAGCCCTCGATGCGGAAGCGCGCGCTCATGAGCCCGTCAGTCCGCGGCCCACGCGTTGTTGTTGGCGCGCCACGTCGTCTCGTCCTCGAGGGCGTGCGAGAGCATGTCCTCGGTGAGGCCCAGCTGCAGATCGTTGAAGCGGCCGTTGAAGAAGAGGCTGGGCGTGCCGCGGATGTTGGCGCGCGTGCCCATCGACTTGTACTTGTCCAGTTCCTTGGCGTAGGTGCCCGCCTGGAGCGCCTTCTGCAGCTCGGCGCCCTTGAGGCCGATCTTGTTGGCCAGCTCCACGAGCGTCGCGGTGGACAGGCGGTGGGCGTTCTCGAAGAGCGCGTCGTGCATCTCCCAGTACTTGCCCTGGTCGCGCGCCCAGAGCGCCGCCTGGCCGGCGGGCACCGCGTTGGCGTGCATGGGCAGCGGATAGGGCACGTTGCAGAAGCGCACCTTGGTGGCGTTCTTCTTCGCGAAGGCCTCGAGCACCGGCCGGGCCTTGCCGCAGTAGGGGCACTCGAAGTCGGAGAACTCCACCAGCGTCACCGGGGCCTTGGCGTCCCCCGTGCACATGCGCGGGTCCACCTCGAACTTCTGCCGGGGCGCGCGGAAGGAGGCGTAGTACTCGGAGAGCGCGACGATGATGTCGGTGGCCGGCACGCCCGCGGCGGCCTGCCGGGCGGCGAGCCGCGTCATGCGCTTGGCATGCTGGCAGCTGGTGTGTCCCCTGAGGCACTGGCCCAGCGTATGGGGGCAGCCGCAGTAACAGAACTCATCCGAGAGCACCGTGGCCAGCTCGTGCTGGGCCGCGGGCGACAGCGCGGAGAAGTCCATGCCGGGAATGCCCTGGAGGGCCGAGGTCCCGGACGTGGCGGGTGGCGTGGGAGTGGCTGGCTTGAACGGGGCTGGAGGGGTCGGCGGAGCCGCCTCGGAGGAGGGAGCGCCGGCGAGAGCCGTCAGCGCCAGGGTGAGAGCCAGGAGGACGCGGTTGCGGCGGGCGGGGAGCACATCGCCGGTTTAGCCATGCGCGCGAGGCTTGTAAAGCAACCCTGGCTCTGCCAGGGAAGGGTCCGTCCCATGCCCAGACTCCTCCTGCTGCACACGGGCGGCACGTTGGGGATGGCCGGAGGCCGGCCGTCCGCGCTGCGCCCCGCCGCCTTCTTCAAGACGCTCAAGTCCCGCTGCCCTGAACTCTTCCAGCTCGCCGATATCGAGCTGGAGCTCTTCTGCAACCTGGACAGCTCGGAGATGCAGCCCGAGCTGTGGAGCCGGCTCGCCGCGCACCTGCACCGCCGGCTGCCCGACTTCGATGGCGCCGTGGTGACCCATGGCACGGACACGCTCGCCTACACGGCGAGCGCCCTGTCCTTCATGCTGCCCGGCCTGGACAAGCCCGTGGTGATGACGGGCTCGCAGCGGCCGCTGGGCGAGGTGCGCTCGGACGCGCGGCTCAACCTCATCGACGCGGTGCTCTCCGCCCTGCAGGGCCCGCCCGAGGTGAGCATCTGCTTCGACTCCCATCTCTATCGAGGCAACCGCGCCCGCAAGGTGAAGGTGGCCGAGTACGACGCCTTCGACAGCCCCAACTACCCCCTGCTCGGCACGCTCGGAGTGGAGGCCACCTTCGCTCCAGGTCTCAGGCAGAAGGGCCCCCGGCGCCTGCGCGAGCGGCTCGAGTCGCGCGTCTTCCTCCTCAAGGTCTTCCCCGGGCTGGATCCCGCGCTGCCCATGGCGCTCCTGCCCCAGGTGCGCGGCCTGGTGCTGGAGGCCTATGGCGCGGGCAACTACCCCCTGGATCCCACGCTCGGCCATTCCCTGCTGCCGCTGTTCCGCGAGGCGCGCGCGCGGGACGTGCCGGTGGTGGTGGTGAGCCAGGCCCACCACAACGGCGTGGACCTCTCCCTCTATGAATCCGGCGCGGCGGCGCTCGCCGAGGGGGCGCTGAGCGGCGGAGACATGACGCCCTCGGCGGCGCTCGTGAAGCTCATGCAGGGGCTCGCCTACCACCAGGACAGGGAGGCTCGGGCCCGGTTCATCCAGACGCCGATTGTCGGCGAGATGACCGATCGCCCCTCGAATGTTCACGGGACTCCGGCCAAAAAGTCGAGACGCGCCCGTTAAGAGCGATCATGGCTGGGCGGGTGGCCCGAGGTCTGCTTGCTGCTACCAATCCTCGACCCATAAGATGGGGGGCACGATGTCCGACGAGAAGACCGCCGTCCATTCCATCTCGGACCTGCTGGGAGCCGCCGCGCCACAGCAGAGCGCGTATCTCATCGTGATCAGCGCGAAGTCGGCTTCCGGCATCGGGCGGATGTTCAAGCTGGATCGCTCCGAGACGGTGCTCGGCCGTAGCGTGGAGGCGCAGTTCCAGGTCGAGGACGATGGCATCTCGCGCAAGCACGCCAAGGTGGTGTCGCTCGGGGATGGCCGCTTCCAGCTCGTGGACCTGGGCAGCACCAACGGCACGTTCCTCAACGGCCTGAAGGTGAGCGCCGCGCCGCTCTACGATGGCGACAAGATCCAGATCGGCTCCAACACGGTGCTCAAGTTCTCCATCCAGGATCAGCTGGAGGAGGCCTACCAGCGCAGCATCTACGAGTCGGCCACGCGCGATGGGCTCACGCGCCTGTACAACAAGAAGTACTTCATGGAGACGCTGCGCAAGGAGTTCTCCTACTGCCTGCGTCACCGGGTGGCCCTGTCGCTGGTGATGTTCGACGTGGACCACTTCAAGAAGATCAACGACGTGTACGGACACCCCGCGGGCGACTACGTGCTCACGCGCATCGCGCAGCGGGTGAGCGACACGGTGCGCACCGAGGATCTGTTCGCGCGCTACGGCGGCGAGGAGTTCGCCCTCATGCTGCGCGAGTCCGCCGAGGAGCAGGCCATGTCGTGCGCCGAGCGCTGCCGCGCGGCGGTGGACCGCACGGACTTCATCTTCAGCGGCACCCCCATCAAGGTGACCATCAGCCTGGGGGTGGCCACGCTGCACGACTCGGACTACGCCCAGGCCGAGGACATCATCGCCGCGGCGGACAAGTACCTCTACCGGGCCAAGCGCGCCGGCCGCAACCGCGTGGACGGCAAGGCCGTCAGCGGCTCCTGAGCGGGTCGGCGCATCGTCAGGAGAGCATCCTCAGGACCCGGCCTCGAGTCCTGCCGTCTCCGCGAGCATCTCCACCCGGTTGCCTCCCGCCGCCCGGGCGGCGTCCAGCGAGCGCTGCGCCTGGCGCACCATGTCCGAGAAGGACTCGTCCCGCCCCGGCGCGAGCGCGGACAGCCCCACGGACACGGTGGGCCGCAGCACCTGATCATCGAAGGCGAGGCTGGAGCGGGCCACGCGCTCGCAGACGCGGCGCGCCACCGTCTGGGCGCCGGCGAGGTCCGTGTGCGGCAGGAGCAACAGCACGCGGTCCGGCGAGTACTGCACCGGGAAGTCCGTGTCCCGCAGCGAGCGCCGGATGGCGAGCGCCAGCCCTCCGTTGAGCTGCTCGCGCAAGCCGCGGTCCACCTGCACCGGCAGCGCATCGAAGGCCACCAGCGCCAGCGCCAGCGGCAGGCCGTAGCGCCGCGAGCGCTTCACCTCCACGAAGACGAGATCCTTGAAGTGCGGGAAGGCGTAGAACTGGGTGAGGGGATCCAACAACCCCTCGGACGGCAGCCGCACCACCTCGGCCACTCCAGCGGACCGGCCCTTGCGAGCGGGCGCGCCGCGCGAGAGCGTCCGCAGCTTCACCAGCTCCGGCAGCCGCACCTGGAGATCCTTCGCGGACACCGGCAGGGGAAGCACGCCATCGGCGAAGCCCGGCGCCTTGCCCGGCTCCTCCCGCGCGAGCAACACGAGTGCCCCCGGCAGCCGCGCACGCACCTTGCGCGCCACCTTCGCGGGCTCCTCCACCGAGGGCCCCAGCACCACCACCTGGGCCCGACCCACCTCCTCACCCCACTCCGCCTCCGCGAAGACCTCGAGACCCGCCTTCTCCAGGCCCTCCTTCAACTTGCGGCGCCCGGCGGTTCGCGGCTCGACGATGATGGCTCGTGTCATCTTCATGCTCACCTCTCCAGACACGGCACCCTACAGACAGGTCCTCGATGGCGGCAAGGGGAACGAGGAGGCTGGCGCTCCCCGCGCTAGGGAGGGTTGAAGCCGAGCCGCGCCAGGCCCCGCCGCGCCACGTGCTGGACGTGGGAGTCGGGATCCTTGGACAGGGCCTGACTGAGCGCGGAGGCGGCGAACGGACCCCCCAGGACCCCCAGGGCCTGAGCCGCGGCCACACGCACCGCGGCCACGCGGTCCTCCCGGAGCACGAGGGCCAGGGGCTTCACATCCTGCGCGCGGCCCAGGCGCTCCAGGGCCTCGATGGCGGCTTGCCGCACCTCCGGGGACGCGGCGTCCAGCAGGGCCACCACGTCCTCGGCGCGCTCCTTCTGGCGGTGCTGGCCCACCACGAAGAGGGCCGCGACCACCACCTCCGGCGCGGCATCCTCGAGCGCGGCGGCGACGGCGCCATCCCCCAGCGCCGAGCGCGGCTGGGCGAGTGCCCGCACCGCGCCCGCGCGCACCTGGGGCTGCGCGTCCGTGAGGAAGGTAGACACCTCCTCGAAGTGGCGCCTGGCGAGCTTCTCGCACTCGGACAGCCTCGCCACCGCCTCGCCGCGCGTGACGGGGGAAAGCCGGGTGTCCCGCGCCATCTCCAGGAGGAAGGAGTCACACCTCTTGTCCGCCGCGACCACCTCCCACCAGGCGCGCCGGGTGGCGGGCTCGGAGTCAGCCGTCCGCAGCCACCGGCCCGCGGCCTCCGTGAGTGACAGGCCCTCGGACTGGGCGAGGGCCCGCGCCGCGATCTGACGGATGCCCGAGTCCTCGTCCCCCAGGGCCCGCTCCAGCTCACGCCGCGCCAGGGGGCCATAGAGCCGCAGGGACTGCACGGTGGTGCGCCGCGAGGCGACGTCCTGCGCCACCAGGCCCTTCTGCAATGCCTCCAGTTCCTGGGAGTACACGGCGAAGAGGCGATTGATGAGGACCTGATCCGAGGACTGCCTGGCCTCCAGCAGGAGCAGGCGGCCCACGGAGGTGTTCTGCTTGTCCGCCACCCAGAGCAGCGCGGAGGCGGGGGCGGCATCGGCGGACTCGGGACGCTGGGCCATGGCCTCCAGCACCACCCGGGCGGGTGTCCGGCCGAGGAAGGTGGCCAGGTGCAGCAGCGCCTCGCCCCGGAGCGCCGCGTCCTCGGCGTACACCTCCACCTCCAGGTCGCGCCGCACCGCGTCACGCTTCTCCCAGACACGGGCGGCGGCCGCGGGTCCCCGCGCGCCCGCGTCCTTCAAGAAGGAGGCCGAGGAAGCACCCGCGGCGGCGGCGGCTCGGGCGGCCGTGACACACGCGACCACCTCGTCCCGGGCGGGGATGTCGCTCACCCAGTCGGCGAGCATCCGCCGATCGAGGACGCCCTGCTGCTTCGCCTGGGCGCGCACCGCCCCCCAGCGCACCCGCCAGTTCGGGTCTCCCAGCGCCGAGCGCAACGCCGCCAGGGAAGCGGGATCGGACTTCTCGGCCAGCTCCAGGAGCCAGCCCTCGGCGCGGCCCGAGGTGAGGCAGGTGCGGCAGACGCGGGCGCGCAAGGCGGGGTCCTGCACGTGGCGCTGGCAGGCCGTCCAGCACCCTGTCGCCCCCTGGGAACCAGGCTGACCGGCCGACAGAAGGAGCAGCAGCAGGAGGGAGGCAGTCACGGGGGGTGCACTCTAGCGCAGCCGCCCCATCCTTTTCCGAGGGCGTCCTTGCGTTTTCACCGCCGCTGCGTCATATCGGCGCCCCCCCACCCTCAACGCATCCGGAAGGAGGTGACGATATGCCCGGCATTCGAGTCAAGGACGGCGAGTCCATCGAGAGCGCTCTCAAGCGCTTCAAGAAGGCCACCGAGAAGGCTGGAATTCTCTCCGAGATCCGCAAGCGCGAGCACTACGAGAAGCCTTCCGTGAAGCGGAAGAAGAAGGCTCTCGCGGCCAAGAAGCGCGCGGTGAAGAAGGCGCGCAAGACGTACTAGCCGCACCACCGGGAGCCAGGGCTCGCGTCAGATACGCGCCCTGGCTTCCGTCTTTTCAGCACCCTCCCCCACACGCCTGGAGACCTGTATGGCCACCGTCAGAGAGCGCCTCGACGCCGACCTCAAGGACGCGATGCGGTCGAAGAATGAGTCCGCGACCAGCGTCATTCGGATGATCAAGAGCGCCGTCAAGTACAAGGAAGTGGAGCCCGGAGCCACCAGTCCGCTCGACGAGGCGGGCATCCTCCAGGTGATCGGCACCCTCATCAAGCAGCGCCGCGACTCCATCGAGCAGTTCAAGGCCGGTGGCCGCGCCGACCTGGCCGAGAAGGAGGAGCAGGAGATCGTCATCCTGCAGAAGTACCTGCCCCAGCAACTCACCCCGGACGAGCTGCGCGCCGCGGTCCAGGCCGCCATCTCCGAGGCGGGCGCCAAGAGCGCCAAGGACATGGGCGCGGTGATGAAGCTGCTCACCCCCAAGCTCCAGGGCCGCGCCGAGGGCCGCGCCATCTCCGAGGAAGTGAAGAGCCAGCTGTCCAAGTTGTCCTGAGCACCCAGGCCTCGAGCTCGGCGCCGGGCGATTTTTTGCCCGGCCCCTGATCGGCCATTAAGGGTAGTCCCCGTCGCGATCCGCCTCCATCGAGGGGCGGCACGTGACGCGCCGACATGCCCCTCCTCGTCCTCATCTCGCATTCCAGCCGGACGCGCGCCGGTGGCCCTCCGGTGGTGGGCCGCCCGGGTGTCAGGGGGGCTTCCCATACTCGTCCGCGGGCGTCGGCGCGCGGACCATGGCGGCCCGCGCATCCCGGCCGCAAGAGGTGGATCTCGTGATCCCCGAGCACAAGATTCAGGAAGTCCTCGAGCGGGTGGATCTGGTGAGCCTCGTCTCGCGCTACGTGGAGCTGAAGAAGGCCGGGCGCGAGTACAAGGGCCGCTGCCCCTTCCACCAGGAGAAGACCCCCTCCTTCTACGTCATCCCGGAGAAGCGCTTCTACTTCTGCCACGGGTGCCGGGCCAGCGGCGACGCCGTGGCCTTCGTCCAGCGCTACCTGGGCAAGACGTTCATCGACGCCATCCGCGACCTGGCGCGCGAGGTGGGCGTGGACCTGGAGGCCGCACAGGACCCCGCCGCCCGGGAACGGCAGCAGCTCAAGGAGGCCACGGACCTGGCCGCCGAGCACTTCCGGGCGCTCCTGTGGGAGGAGGAAGGACGCCGGGCGCGCGACTACCTCGCCAGCCGCGACATCTCCGAGGAGACGGCCCGGGCGTTCGGCCTCGGCTGGGCGCCGGACTCGTGGTCGTCGCTCGCGGACAAGCTCACCCAGGCGGGCATGGTGGAGTGGGGCCTGAACGCGGGGCTCGTCAACCGGCGCCAGAAGGGCGAGGGCTACTACGACTTCTTCCGCGGCCGCCTCATCATCCCCATCCGCGCCCCCGAGGGCCGCCCCATCGCCTTCGGCGCCCGGCTGGTGGGCTCGGACGAGGGCCCCAAGTACCTCAACTCCCGCGAGTCCCGGCTCTACAACAAGAGTGAGACGCTCTTCGGCATGGATCAGGCGCGCGATGAGATCCGCCGCCGCAAGGCCGCCGTGCTCGTGGAGGGCTACTTCGACTGCATCGCCCTGCACCAGGAAGGGGTGAAGCACACGGTGGCGCTCTGCTCCACCGCCCTCACCCCGGGGCACCTCAAGGCGCTCGGCCGCGCCGAGGCCCGGGAGCTCTTCCTCCTGCTGGACGGCGACCAGGCGGGTCTGGCGGCGGTAGAGCGCCTGGCCGGCCCCCTGCTCGCCGCGGGAGCCGCCGCCAAGGTGGCCCTGCTGCCCACGGGGGACGACCCCGACACCTTCATCCGCCGCGAGGGCACCGCCGGCCTGGAGCGGCTGCTCACCGAGGCCCGCCCCCTCACCGCCCACGTCTTCTCCACCGTCCTGCCCCAGGGCAAGGAGGCCAGCTTCGAGGAGAAGATGGCCGCGCTCGAGCGGCTCAAGCCCGTGTCGGCGCAGCTCCCGGTGGGGCTGGTGCGCTCGGCCTTCTTCGCCGCGCTGAGCGCCTGGTGCGGTCTGCCCGCCGCCGAGCTGGAGTCCGCGCTGCGCTCCAAGGCGCCTCCCCCGCCCCCCACCCCGGCGCCCCGGGCGGGTCCCTCCGGCCGCCCGGGCCCTGCTCCCGGCCGGGCCCCGTCGCCCCCGGGCCGGGCTCCCCCTCCCGTCAAACCCCCGGACTCCCTGGAGGCGCTCTACGTCGCCACCATCCTGCGCGAGCCCCGGCTCATCGCCCGCGACACCTTCCGCGTCCATGACGAGCTGTCCCACTCCGGGTTGCGGCTGGTCCTCGCCCACGCTACCTCTGGCCATGGGGCCGAGGACGCCCTGTTCGAGGCCCCCGATCTCGTGAAACGGGCCGTGGAAGCCGCCATGCGCCAGCTCGCCTCCCTGCAGGGGTCCGCCCTAGAGCACTACTTCCTCCAGGTGTGCCGCTCCATCATGCTGCGCCGGATCAAGCTCCAGCTGGACTACATCGGCCGCGTGACGGCCCAGACCGCCGGCGCCATGGACCTGTCCGAGGAGG
Above is a window of Cystobacter fuscus DNA encoding:
- a CDS encoding DUF4388 domain-containing protein, producing MSARFRIEGSQLVPDERPGVSPQSPSGLVGRAGSYILQPTSPDLLVFSRSPAEGGSLPTPRVVLSGDASGFPLSDLIAFLSQSRWSGIVRVQAPSGERSVVMREGEVRGATSDVAADRLGEVLVRLGYVERAQLEAVLREQPPSKIGRTLVERGLLQAHDLFRCVTHQVSEIFHSIVLCREGSFFLVDQPVEDKLGHNIQLSTQSLLMDSIRKIDELAHFRKRIPHSRLYVLRKGPTFAKLEPDEDRVLGLVDGRRTLLELGQASRLSEFDVTKVVYGLLEGGFVSLSDKALGSPVPSMSGLPAVRPRSIMGIPVVRPSSTGLPSVRVSQSGIRAITAHQEPPPVVAVSEVVSVFNRIFREIATEVAKQGLAREFIASANAALSGQALSSSPVLAGLSFAADGSLSETKLREAYDQHRGSMGSEPVVAFRQALSDVMFFLLFQAGELLESRADEDLARRVKDMLSTLGGG
- a CDS encoding DsbA family protein, producing the protein MLPARRNRVLLALTLALTALAGAPSSEAAPPTPPAPFKPATPTPPATSGTSALQGIPGMDFSALSPAAQHELATVLSDEFCYCGCPHTLGQCLRGHTSCQHAKRMTRLAARQAAAGVPATDIIVALSEYYASFRAPRQKFEVDPRMCTGDAKAPVTLVEFSDFECPYCGKARPVLEAFAKKNATKVRFCNVPYPLPMHANAVPAGQAALWARDQGKYWEMHDALFENAHRLSTATLVELANKIGLKGAELQKALQAGTYAKELDKYKSMGTRANIRGTPSLFFNGRFNDLQLGLTEDMLSHALEDETTWRANNNAWAAD
- a CDS encoding asparaginase; the encoded protein is MPRLLLLHTGGTLGMAGGRPSALRPAAFFKTLKSRCPELFQLADIELELFCNLDSSEMQPELWSRLAAHLHRRLPDFDGAVVTHGTDTLAYTASALSFMLPGLDKPVVMTGSQRPLGEVRSDARLNLIDAVLSALQGPPEVSICFDSHLYRGNRARKVKVAEYDAFDSPNYPLLGTLGVEATFAPGLRQKGPRRLRERLESRVFLLKVFPGLDPALPMALLPQVRGLVLEAYGAGNYPLDPTLGHSLLPLFREARARDVPVVVVSQAHHNGVDLSLYESGAAALAEGALSGGDMTPSAALVKLMQGLAYHQDREARARFIQTPIVGEMTDRPSNVHGTPAKKSRRAR
- a CDS encoding GGDEF domain-containing protein codes for the protein MSDEKTAVHSISDLLGAAAPQQSAYLIVISAKSASGIGRMFKLDRSETVLGRSVEAQFQVEDDGISRKHAKVVSLGDGRFQLVDLGSTNGTFLNGLKVSAAPLYDGDKIQIGSNTVLKFSIQDQLEEAYQRSIYESATRDGLTRLYNKKYFMETLRKEFSYCLRHRVALSLVMFDVDHFKKINDVYGHPAGDYVLTRIAQRVSDTVRTEDLFARYGGEEFALMLRESAEEQAMSCAERCRAAVDRTDFIFSGTPIKVTISLGVATLHDSDYAQAEDIIAAADKYLYRAKRAGRNRVDGKAVSGS
- a CDS encoding GGDEF domain-containing protein translates to MKMTRAIIVEPRTAGRRKLKEGLEKAGLEVFAEAEWGEEVGRAQVVVLGPSVEEPAKVARKVRARLPGALVLLAREEPGKAPGFADGVLPLPVSAKDLQVRLPELVKLRTLSRGAPARKGRSAGVAEVVRLPSEGLLDPLTQFYAFPHFKDLVFVEVKRSRRYGLPLALALVAFDALPVQVDRGLREQLNGGLALAIRRSLRDTDFPVQYSPDRVLLLLPHTDLAGAQTVARRVCERVARSSLAFDDQVLRPTVSVGLSALAPGRDESFSDMVRQAQRSLDAARAAGGNRVEMLAETAGLEAGS
- a CDS encoding HEAT repeat domain-containing protein, which codes for MTASLLLLLLLSAGQPGSQGATGCWTACQRHVQDPALRARVCRTCLTSGRAEGWLLELAEKSDPASLAALRSALGDPNWRVRWGAVRAQAKQQGVLDRRMLADWVSDIPARDEVVACVTAARAAAAAGASSASFLKDAGARGPAAAARVWEKRDAVRRDLEVEVYAEDAALRGEALLHLATFLGRTPARVVLEAMAQRPESADAAPASALLWVADKQNTSVGRLLLLEARQSSDQVLINRLFAVYSQELEALQKGLVAQDVASRRTTVQSLRLYGPLARRELERALGDEDSGIRQIAARALAQSEGLSLTEAAGRWLRTADSEPATRRAWWEVVAADKRCDSFLLEMARDTRLSPVTRGEAVARLSECEKLARRHFEEVSTFLTDAQPQVRAGAVRALAQPRSALGDGAVAAALEDAAPEVVVAALFVVGQHRQKERAEDVVALLDAASPEVRQAAIEALERLGRAQDVKPLALVLREDRVAAVRVAAAQALGVLGGPFAASALSQALSKDPDSHVQHVARRGLARLGFNPP
- the rpsU gene encoding 30S ribosomal protein S21: MPGIRVKDGESIESALKRFKKATEKAGILSEIRKREHYEKPSVKRKKKALAAKKRAVKKARKTY
- a CDS encoding GatB/YqeY domain-containing protein: MATVRERLDADLKDAMRSKNESATSVIRMIKSAVKYKEVEPGATSPLDEAGILQVIGTLIKQRRDSIEQFKAGGRADLAEKEEQEIVILQKYLPQQLTPDELRAAVQAAISEAGAKSAKDMGAVMKLLTPKLQGRAEGRAISEEVKSQLSKLS
- the dnaG gene encoding DNA primase; its protein translation is MAARASRPQEVDLVIPEHKIQEVLERVDLVSLVSRYVELKKAGREYKGRCPFHQEKTPSFYVIPEKRFYFCHGCRASGDAVAFVQRYLGKTFIDAIRDLAREVGVDLEAAQDPAARERQQLKEATDLAAEHFRALLWEEEGRRARDYLASRDISEETARAFGLGWAPDSWSSLADKLTQAGMVEWGLNAGLVNRRQKGEGYYDFFRGRLIIPIRAPEGRPIAFGARLVGSDEGPKYLNSRESRLYNKSETLFGMDQARDEIRRRKAAVLVEGYFDCIALHQEGVKHTVALCSTALTPGHLKALGRAEARELFLLLDGDQAGLAAVERLAGPLLAAGAAAKVALLPTGDDPDTFIRREGTAGLERLLTEARPLTAHVFSTVLPQGKEASFEEKMAALERLKPVSAQLPVGLVRSAFFAALSAWCGLPAAELESALRSKAPPPPPTPAPRAGPSGRPGPAPGRAPSPPGRAPPPVKPPDSLEALYVATILREPRLIARDTFRVHDELSHSGLRLVLAHATSGHGAEDALFEAPDLVKRAVEAAMRQLASLQGSALEHYFLQVCRSIMLRRIKLQLDYIGRVTAQTAGAMDLSEEAKQLFAQRMELLALKKRVEEETHLPAGTKSPMQPV